From the Solanum pennellii chromosome 4, SPENNV200 genome, one window contains:
- the LOC107016163 gene encoding uncharacterized protein LOC107016163 isoform X3: MGNANGANWQKEVYQKVLFAMIKSTTEMYLLEHKYIYLKIASKVRQVPNDPLKLNPFYTYKTLLIYLRSEIEMDWKNWMAAQTWEGGLGAGAAAGNVYSSDWRIGHAPYTRQRIVNQILEEIQRIFPVFRHQNVQELTEIAVLFEEKTYNVATSWYDYLYRIFSKLRGMAHYCHINTEISGQNAHGPGMTMEATVYETTSGPEDSDKEEDDVVVEEVVGTKEQNNAVGHKDNVRVVENEQESSSNKVVGRPSVFFK; the protein is encoded by the exons ATGGGAAATGCAAATGGAGCTAATTGGCAGAAAGAGGTTTACCAAAAGGTTTTGTTTGCAATG ATTAAGTCTACGACGGAGATGTATTTATTAGAGCACAAGTATATATACCTGAAAATTGCTTCTAAAGTCCGGCAG gtaccaaacgaccccttaaagCTAAATCCATTCTACACATATAAAACTCTTCTAATCTATCTCAG GTCAGAAATTGAGATGGATTGGAAAAATTGGATGGCTGCTCAGACTTGGGAAGGTGGTTTAGGTGCTGGAGCTGCCGCCGGAAATGTGTATTCCAGTGATTGGCGTATTGGACATGCGCCCTATACTCGTCAAAGGATTGTCAACCAAAT ATTGGAGGAAATTCAGAGGATTTTTCCTGTCTTTAGGCATCAGAATGTACAGGAACTTACGGAAATTGCAGTGTTGTTTGAGGAAAAGACGTATAATGTTGCTACAAGTTGG TATGATTATCTGTATAGAATATTCTCTAAACTGCGTGGAATGGCCCATTATTGTCATATCAACACTGAAATTAGTGGTCAGAATGCCCATGGTCCAG GGATGACAATGGAAGCTACTGTCTATGAAACTACTTCTGGGCCGGAGGATAGTGACAAGGAAGAGGATGATGTTGTTGTAGAGGAGGTGGTGGGTACAAAGGAGCAAAACAATGCTGTTGGACACAAAGACAATGTCCGAGTTGTGGAGAATgag CAGGAATCTAGCTCCAACAAAGTTGTTGGGAGGCCTTCTgtatttttcaagtaa
- the LOC107016163 gene encoding mediator of RNA polymerase II transcription subunit 15a isoform X4: protein MGNANGANWQKEVYQKIKSTTEMYLLEHKYIYLKIASKVRQVPNDPLKLNPFYTYKTLLIYLRSEIEMDWKNWMAAQTWEGGLGAGAAAGNVYSSDWRIGHAPYTRQRIVNQILEEIQRIFPVFRHQNVQELTEIAVLFEEKTYNVATSWYDYLYRIFSKLRGMAHYCHINTEISGQNAHGPGMTMEATVYETTSGPEDSDKEEDDVVVEEVVGTKEQNNAVGHKDNVRVVENEQESSSNKVVGRPSVFFK, encoded by the exons ATGGGAAATGCAAATGGAGCTAATTGGCAGAAAGAGGTTTACCAAAAG ATTAAGTCTACGACGGAGATGTATTTATTAGAGCACAAGTATATATACCTGAAAATTGCTTCTAAAGTCCGGCAG gtaccaaacgaccccttaaagCTAAATCCATTCTACACATATAAAACTCTTCTAATCTATCTCAG GTCAGAAATTGAGATGGATTGGAAAAATTGGATGGCTGCTCAGACTTGGGAAGGTGGTTTAGGTGCTGGAGCTGCCGCCGGAAATGTGTATTCCAGTGATTGGCGTATTGGACATGCGCCCTATACTCGTCAAAGGATTGTCAACCAAAT ATTGGAGGAAATTCAGAGGATTTTTCCTGTCTTTAGGCATCAGAATGTACAGGAACTTACGGAAATTGCAGTGTTGTTTGAGGAAAAGACGTATAATGTTGCTACAAGTTGG TATGATTATCTGTATAGAATATTCTCTAAACTGCGTGGAATGGCCCATTATTGTCATATCAACACTGAAATTAGTGGTCAGAATGCCCATGGTCCAG GGATGACAATGGAAGCTACTGTCTATGAAACTACTTCTGGGCCGGAGGATAGTGACAAGGAAGAGGATGATGTTGTTGTAGAGGAGGTGGTGGGTACAAAGGAGCAAAACAATGCTGTTGGACACAAAGACAATGTCCGAGTTGTGGAGAATgag CAGGAATCTAGCTCCAACAAAGTTGTTGGGAGGCCTTCTgtatttttcaagtaa
- the LOC107016163 gene encoding uncharacterized protein LOC107016163 isoform X5, whose product MKLLLINEIKSTTEMYLLEHKYIYLKIASKVRQVPNDPLKLNPFYTYKTLLIYLRSEIEMDWKNWMAAQTWEGGLGAGAAAGNVYSSDWRIGHAPYTRQRIVNQILEEIQRIFPVFRHQNVQELTEIAVLFEEKTYNVATSWYDYLYRIFSKLRGMAHYCHINTEISGQNAHGPGMTMEATVYETTSGPEDSDKEEDDVVVEEVVGTKEQNNAVGHKDNVRVVENEQESSSNKVVGRPSVFFK is encoded by the exons ATTAAGTCTACGACGGAGATGTATTTATTAGAGCACAAGTATATATACCTGAAAATTGCTTCTAAAGTCCGGCAG gtaccaaacgaccccttaaagCTAAATCCATTCTACACATATAAAACTCTTCTAATCTATCTCAG GTCAGAAATTGAGATGGATTGGAAAAATTGGATGGCTGCTCAGACTTGGGAAGGTGGTTTAGGTGCTGGAGCTGCCGCCGGAAATGTGTATTCCAGTGATTGGCGTATTGGACATGCGCCCTATACTCGTCAAAGGATTGTCAACCAAAT ATTGGAGGAAATTCAGAGGATTTTTCCTGTCTTTAGGCATCAGAATGTACAGGAACTTACGGAAATTGCAGTGTTGTTTGAGGAAAAGACGTATAATGTTGCTACAAGTTGG TATGATTATCTGTATAGAATATTCTCTAAACTGCGTGGAATGGCCCATTATTGTCATATCAACACTGAAATTAGTGGTCAGAATGCCCATGGTCCAG GGATGACAATGGAAGCTACTGTCTATGAAACTACTTCTGGGCCGGAGGATAGTGACAAGGAAGAGGATGATGTTGTTGTAGAGGAGGTGGTGGGTACAAAGGAGCAAAACAATGCTGTTGGACACAAAGACAATGTCCGAGTTGTGGAGAATgag CAGGAATCTAGCTCCAACAAAGTTGTTGGGAGGCCTTCTgtatttttcaagtaa